The Deinococcus metalli genome includes the window TTCTGTTTCGCGTGGCCCAACGCAGAACTGGGGAAGTGAACTCCAGTGGAGTTCACTCCGCTCACTGGCCGGGTTTGTCCTGTCGGAACAGCCCTTCGAGTTCCGTCACGGCGGTATCGCGCGGGAAGGCCAGGACGACCTTCCCACTGCTGCGCTGCGCCTCCGCCCATGCCCACCCGCCGTGCCGCGCCAGGATACGCCGCACCTGGATCAGCCCGCTGCCCTCCATCACCGGCACGGCCTGATCGGTCCGCACGGCGAGGTCAAAGAGCGTCGCCGCCTCCTCGCCGCTCAAGCCAATGCCGTCGTCTTCTACCGTGACCTGAACTTCCCCTTCGACCTCCCGGCTGCTGACCACCACGTGCCGGGCGCCCCGCGTCTCGCTCAGCGTGAAGGTCATCAGGACGTCCAGGGCCTGCGTCAGCAGCGTCCGGTCCCCCCGCACGATCGGCAGGGGGTCGATAAACCAGTGCATCTGCTGTCCGCGTGGGGTGGCCGCCACCTTGGCCTGAATTGTTGCGACGACTTCTCCCAGCGGCAGCAGATCTCTACTCAGGGCGTGTGTTTCCAGCCTGGACAGTTGCCGCAGGTCCTGTGCGATCCCCCGGAGACGCGAGACCTCGGCGGCGAGGGTCGTCGGATCGTATGGGGACAGACCGTCCAGCGCGTGCGGGTCGACCGGGCGTCCGGGGTCCAGCAGGTGCCCGAGTGTGCGCGCAGGTTCCTCCAGGTTGTGGGCGGTGCGGATGATCAGGTTGCCCAGTTCGGCGTTCAGGTCGGACAGGCGGCGGGTGCGCTCTTCCACCCGCGCTTCCAGAACGGAGGAACGTTCCCGCAGGTGATGGATGTCGGTGGCTGCCCCGTACACGCGGACGACCTCCCCACGGTCATCGCGGAGGGGGAAGGTCTGAACCACGAACCAGCGGTACTCCCCATCATGGCGGCGGATCCGGTGTTCCTGCCGCAGGAACTGCCCCGCCTGCATGGCCTCCCGGTAGTGCCTGGCCGAATCGTCCAGGTCTTCTGGATGGAGAGCGTCTGTCCACCCCCAGCCGGTCGCCTCCTCGAAGGTCTGCCCGGTGTAATCCAACCAGCGCCTGTTGTACCAAGTGGTGAAGCCGTCGGGCCGGCTCTCCCACAGCAGGTCCGGCACCAGGTTGGCGACCGCCTGGAACTGCGCTCGGGAGGCGCGTACCGCCGCCTCGGCGCGGGCCCGTTCAACCTCGGACCAGCATCGACCGGCAAGGCCCTGCACGAGCGCCACCTCTGCCTCCGTCCAGTGGCGCGCAAGGCGCTGGTTGGCCGCCAAGGTGCAGCGCAACGTCCCTCCCGTGACCACAGGAACCGCCAGATCCGCGCCAACCGCGATCTGCGCGTAGCTCGCTTTCACTTCGGCGGGAATGCGTTCATCCGCCTGCGCGTCGTCCACCACGACCGGGCGACCGGCCAAATGGAGGGACGTGAACGGTTCCCACGCACCCACCGGAAAGCGGCCCTCGATGACCGGTACGCCTGGGAGGTGCACCGAAGCGCCGATGACATACTCTCGCGTCCCCCAATCGACCTCAGCCCAGTAGCACCGTTCCACACCGAGCTGATCGGCAATCAGCTGGCAGGCACGCTCGGCGACCGCCCACGGATCGGTCAGTGCATGAACCTCCTCCGTGAAGCGCACCAGAAACGCATTGAGCTCTTCGGCATGGCGCCGCCGGACCTCTGCGCGCGCCCACTCCACCGCGGCCCAGGTGCGCTCAGCGGTCTCCTCGATGAGCGCGATCTCGGCCGGGCTCCACCCGCCAGGACAAGACCGGATCACGCTCAACACCGCGACCAGACCCTGCGCCGTGACCAGCGGCACCGAAACGAAGGACCGCACGCCGAGCGCACTGTACGCTGCCGCCTGCTCGGCAGGCAGGTCGGGCTCGGCCTCAATGTCCACGACAGCAACCGTGTGACCAGCTTCGAATGCCGCGCGCTCGGCCGGGCGGAAGCTCGCAATGGGGTAGTGCCCAGCCATGCTCGTGAGGTCACTGCGCCGGTACTCCTGGGCCACGTCGTAGTCGTCACCCTCGACCTCGGCGTAGTTGACCCGGTCTGCCCCAAGCGCCTCACCCAGGAGGCGACAGGCTGCCTGCATGGCCGCGCGAGGGTCCGAACGCTCCCGCAGCGCGTCACTGAGCCTCAGCAGGAACATCTGCTGCCCCTCCTCCTGCGCGCGGTCAGTCATGTCTCCCACAGCTCCAGAGAACGTCGCTGGTCGGCCAGCGTCCTACGGAATGACGGTGCCCGCGCCTCCGCTTCAGCGCCGCACGCCGTCGGAGTGAGGCTGGAGACGAACGACCGCCTGACAGTATCCTCCGCAGCGCCCCCTCTATCTGCCCGTGGCAAACACTCCGGTCCTCGGGAGGCAGGTCATCCTTGTCCATGGTCTGCCGGGTCAGGGAAAAGACGCCGAGCAAAAGCCCAAAGTTCCGGCAGACCCGACCGATGTCCCCGAAAGGCGGGTTGGCGCCGATTGGCCACCCAGACACGCCGAGGCGCACGGAGGACGACAAGCCGTGGACGTGCTTCCAACGCCTGTGGTGCCACTCAGACACTGGCAAGCTCCACCGCTTCCCATATACGTTCGCCCACCTCGCGGAGCCCAGTGCGTGACGCAACACCGTGAATGCGTCAGTACGCCTTCCAACGCGCGCTGCGGCGGGGAGGTCGGCCACCGTTGCCGAGGTCGCTTCCAAGATGT containing:
- a CDS encoding GAF domain-containing protein: MTDRAQEEGQQMFLLRLSDALRERSDPRAAMQAACRLLGEALGADRVNYAEVEGDDYDVAQEYRRSDLTSMAGHYPIASFRPAERAAFEAGHTVAVVDIEAEPDLPAEQAAAYSALGVRSFVSVPLVTAQGLVAVLSVIRSCPGGWSPAEIALIEETAERTWAAVEWARAEVRRRHAEELNAFLVRFTEEVHALTDPWAVAERACQLIADQLGVERCYWAEVDWGTREYVIGASVHLPGVPVIEGRFPVGAWEPFTSLHLAGRPVVVDDAQADERIPAEVKASYAQIAVGADLAVPVVTGGTLRCTLAANQRLARHWTEAEVALVQGLAGRCWSEVERARAEAAVRASRAQFQAVANLVPDLLWESRPDGFTTWYNRRWLDYTGQTFEEATGWGWTDALHPEDLDDSARHYREAMQAGQFLRQEHRIRRHDGEYRWFVVQTFPLRDDRGEVVRVYGAATDIHHLRERSSVLEARVEERTRRLSDLNAELGNLIIRTAHNLEEPARTLGHLLDPGRPVDPHALDGLSPYDPTTLAAEVSRLRGIAQDLRQLSRLETHALSRDLLPLGEVVATIQAKVAATPRGQQMHWFIDPLPIVRGDRTLLTQALDVLMTFTLSETRGARHVVVSSREVEGEVQVTVEDDGIGLSGEEAATLFDLAVRTDQAVPVMEGSGLIQVRRILARHGGWAWAEAQRSSGKVVLAFPRDTAVTELEGLFRQDKPGQ